AGCGCCCTCCATCATTAAGCTAAAGTCGGGCATTGCTCATGGCGAGATTGTTGTTGAAGTTCCTGCCGTAAAGAGAACAAGAATGTACTTTATCTACCATGCACCAGTACCCGTACCCGAAGAGATTAAGGATTGGAATAGCATTTTATCCACCAAGCACAAGGCTAGAATTACAGGATTAACGCCAGGTACGCAGCAGGCTGTGCGCGCCGGATATATTGGAACCAATGGCAAGATTAACCTTAGCGAAATATTTACAATATACGTGCAGTAAGTGCACTATCATTGGCTAAGTTTTTAAGTTGTTCTGATCGGCATCCTTCGGGTGCCGATTTTTTTAATGCTCTACGCTACCTCAGCGAACAGGCGGCTTAGCCCCTTCGCTTTATTCCCCTATTCGGTAAAACCGTTCTTCTGCATCCGCTCGTCGTTTACAAATAGGGCCATACCCGTTTTCATTCGCCTAAAGTTCTCCTTTTCGTAGAACTTTTCCTTGCCGGGCGAGGCGTATAGGATGAAGTTGCAGCTGGGGATACTTCTTATAATGTCCTGAAGAATCATTCTGCCAATTCCATTACCTTGGTAATCGGGATCTACGGCAACATCGTAGATGGCGGCTTGGTACTCGCCGTCGGAGATAGCCCTACCGAAGCCAACTAACGCTTCGTTGTCGAACGCAAACACAACGGTATGGCTATTACCAAACGCTCGCTTATGGATTTCGCAAGAATGGTATGCCATACCCACCTTTTGCAGGATATCTACCACCAAGTTCCAGTCAACATTTACCGTATCGTGCTGTAACCGTATATTCATTATTCCTAGAATTTTCTCGTTTCTAAATCGATAAAACTATTCTAAAGGCTCAAGTCTGTAAGCGCCATCCTTTAATACTAAATCGAGCTACTTGCTATGAAAATTGGAGGTAAATTACACAATCATCCCATCCCCCCTTAGAACTTATACCCAAAGCTGAAGTAGGAGCGCCAGGTTCCAATATCCGTTCCCCTAAAAACCGAGAACGAAATGGGGCCCAAAAAGCTATCGACCATAAGCGATGCCCCGTAACCGATAAACGCATCGTTAACCTTAAGCGCATCCTTAAACAGGTCCGTTGGCTTAGAGGCTCCGGTACTGTAGCTAACCGATGGTACGAGGTAGAGCTTTCTGTAGAAGTTGTACCTAAGATCGAGGGAGGCCACAGCAACGTTACCTACCGACAGCTCGCCGCTTTGAAAACCTACACCTCGTGCGTAGTTGGCCATGCGCCGTGTCTCAACACCCCCCACGTAGAACTTAGCATAGGGGTATATATAGGAGCTTTCTCCAAAAAAGTTGTTCCCGTAGGTGCCAATGCCCAAGTAAAGGTTGCTGCACAACGCCACACGAGGAAGAATAGGGCACAGAACGTTGTAGTCGAGCAGCGCGCTATAGTAACTTCCGCAGCTAAACCCGCTGGGAGGGGTTAGAATGCTGGAGAGGTACTTATCCTCGGGGTTATCGCCAAAGCGCACATCCATGTTGTTGTCCAGAAAAGCCCGTGCCTCTAGCTTAAGCGACGATCCTTTGGTAGGAAAGAACTTACGATCGAACATGTTCCGCTCGAAGGTTAGCCCAACCGACCAGTAGCTACCCTCGAAGATCTGCTTGGGAGCATCCATAAACGAGAAAAACTTCACATCGCGATTGATAAACATCGTATGGTACCCTCCCGATAGGTAAATGGCGTTATTGTTGAGCATGTTCTTACCCAACGCTATCGTCTGGTTGATGTACCTATCGTATAGGGTAGAGTTGTTCTCGAAGTAAAGGAAAACGTCCGACAGCTTGTAGTTCGATAGCTCGCCCGTAAAGCGCAGCCACCAGCTAAGCCGATGCCCTAGGTACTTATGAAAAACGCCACGAGCCTTAATTCTATCGGAAAGATCGATGGTTGCGCTTAACCTGGACTGCGGCAGCAGCAGGTTGCGCACCTCGCTCCCCACAATTACGCCTGCCGACTCCTTGGTGTCGTAGTGAAGCGCAAACTTTAGGTAGGCCGGCGCACTTTCCTTAACCCTTACCACTAGGGTTAGGCCGGTTTCGTTGTGCTCGAACTCGTAGGTTACCTTCGAAAAGAAGAACGAGCCATAGATGCTGTTCATAAGCTGGTTTAGCTCGGCGGCCGTATACTCCTTTCCCATAACAATACCCAAGCGCAGGCGAACCACCATACGCAAATCGCCACGAAGAGGCTCTCCTTTTTCCGAAAGCAGCTTAACGGCAGTAATGGGCAACGATTCCTCCCTCACGTATCGCATAGAAGAATTGCTACGTAGCGAATCGGCCTGCTGAGCTCTGGCAATGGCGATAAGATCGGGCAGCAGCTTGCGGGCCTCCTCCTCGCCCAGCCGGATAATATCCTTAAACTTGCCGAAATCGGCAGCGGTATAATCGCCTAAAACGTTGTTGAAGTCAACCAATACATCTACCATCTTGCGCTGCTCGTTAAAGTCGTTGATGGCGTTAAAAGCAAACGACTGAATGGCTTGATTCATCGGCTTACGAACCTCCTCCTCGTTAAACGTTCTAAAGCCCGTATGCCCCCCAATAACGATATCGGCACCCATCTGCTTAACCTCTTCAACAGGAAAATTCCGCACAACGCCACCATCAACCATTAAACGGCCATCGTAGTAAACCGGCGAAAAAACGGAAGGAATGGCAAGCGAAGCTCTTATGGCAAGCGGTAGCGATCCTTTGCTCAGCACGCACTTTTCGCCGGTAAGTAAATCGGTGCTTACGCATCGGAAAGGAATGGGCAACGAGTCGAAAGAGGTAACCGTTCGCACCGGGTAGGTATAAAAGCTGAGCATGTTCGACATAAACTGCCCCTCTACAAGTGCCGAAGCAAGCGCAGAGCCGCGCATATCTACAGGAAGCTCGTAAATGTAACGTCCGTACTCATCCTTTACATCGGCGCTTATGGCGCTAAGGGCAACTTTATTGCTAACAATCAGGCTCCAGTTTTGCGAAAGAACAATCTTCTTTATGCTATCGGCGCTATATCCGGCAGCGTATAGCCCACCCATAACGCTTCCCATACTTGTCCCGGTTATGTAGTCCACTTTTATATTAAGCGAATCAATTAAGCGCAGCAATCCGATGTGGGCAAACCCTTTAGCTCCGCCGCCGCTAAGCACTAAGCCAACCTTAGGAGAGCGCTGTGCCTCCGCACAAAAAGCGGCTACGCTAAAAAAAAGAATAAGTAGAATCAGCCGTTTCATAATCAATTTGGTAGATATTCCTATTTCGAAGAAGACAAGCAAGCTCTTTTAGTGGGGCAAAAGGAGCGTTCTAGAAACCGCATGCTGCCTTTCGGTAAAGGTACTAATTTTACACTGGAGCTTTACAAGCCTCTTCGCCCTAAAGCATGCTATCGTACAACAAAAAGGGTTACTACCTAAAGGGTAAAGTACAGCTGCAACCATAACGTGGGAGGGATTTTACCTTTGAAGATAAAGAGATCCCAGCATAGCGTCCCGTATTCTTTTAACTCTCGCTTTGGATGCGTACCTTTACAGCAAATAGAAAAAGATGTCACGCTTCAAGCTTACGCTGGAATACGATGGTTCAGCCTTCCATGGCTGGCAGCTGCTAAAAGGGCACAGCTCGGTGCAGGGGAAAATTATGGATGCCTGCCGCGAGGTGTTTAAAACCGACAGATTCGAGCTCTATGGCTCGGGACGAACCGATGCCGGCGTTCATGCGCTAGGGCAGGTGGCCCATCTCGACGTAGCCACCCAGCTATCGACAACCCAAATGCGCTACAAGCTCAACGACAACCTTCCGGCATCAATTTCGATTATCGCTATCGAGGAGGTTGATCCTAAATTCCATGCACGGTACGATGCCATTGCCCGTAGCTACATATACCAAATAGCCACCCGCAAAACAGCCTTTGGCAAGAAGTACGCCTACTGGATTAAGGATGATCTCAACGTCGTAGACATGCAGGCTGCAGCAGACATGATGGTAGGGATGAAAGATTTCCGCTCGTTTGGCGATAAGGATTCCGAAACAAAGTCGACCATTGTAGAAGTAACCAGCGTAAACGTATACCGCGATGGAGAATCTATAATCGTACACGTTGTTGGATCGCACTTTCTGTGGAAGATGGTTCGCCGAATGGTGGGCGTGCTCATAGAAGCAGGCCGTGGAAACATCAACGCATCAAAGCTTCGCAGCTTCTTCGAAAGGCACTCCGACGAGCCTGCCAAGCTAACCGTACCTCCTTCGGGGCTCTACCTCGAACATGTTTACTATCCGGGCGAAAAGATTAACGACAAGCCCATTCCGCTACTTTACATCAGATAACACAACAAGGATATGAAAGACTTAACGTTCAAGATCGTCGTAAAACAAATTGAGGAAGGGCTGTTTATGGCCGTTGCCCCCTCGCTAGAAGATTGCTACGTAGAGGCATCAACCGAAAAGGAAGCAATAGAGCAAATTCAGGAGATGATAGGCAATACCATTCGCGAGATGGTCGTTAACAACGAAAAAATCGTTGACGACTCGAAGGCTGCAATCTACAACCTCACCATCGAATTTGGCGATACTCCTTCGGCATAGGGATACCCAAGAAGCACACACGTATTTGGAAGGCAATACAACCATTGCTGCTCCAACTTATTCGTACAAAAGAAAGGTTCTTCAACTATCAGCGGCTCCGAACAAGAGCCGCTCACCCCACGGTGGATAAGAGCAGAGGAGGGCAAAGCGCTATCCACGAAGTTGCCAATTAAGCATGGGTGCTACTGCATAGCATCGCCAGCCTAAAACATCAGCTTTTTTAACGGCTTAACCTTAAGCATCAGCCACACAACCAAAGCCGACACTACAAACACCGTAAGAGATATAAGTAGAGTATTCAGGTACGAGTTCTCTACAAAGCTAGAATACCAGTAGCGCTTAATGATGTTAAGCGGAATCATGTGTATAAGATAAATGCCAAAAGTTAGATCGGATAGCTCCGACAGAAATCGGCTATTGGGTATCTCTACTTTCCTAAAGAGGTTTACCAAAGCAACAGCACCCAATATCGAGGTTATGCTTAGGTAGCTGTAAAAGTACCACACGTAGTGCTTCGCCTCAAATAGGAGGCCGGTAAACGTAAAGGCCATGGCATAGCACACGACAGCCACAAGCACAAGCAACCACCGAGCATTGAGCACTCCCTTAAACGAGCGCAAGCTACCACCTATCATAAAGTACCCAAGGTACGACACCCACCAAACGCCAATCCACGGCTTGTTTCCCGAATAGGAATCCCAGGCATCCATGCCCATTGCAACAGCAAAGGCACCAATGGCTGCATAGGCAAAATAACGAGTTCCTATGCGATGAAGCAGATCGCTCAGCAATGGAGCAACAGCATAAAGCCCCATCAGCATCCCTAAGAACCATAGATGAAAGTATGGTTTACCCCAGAAAAAACCGTCCCATATTTTTCGAGGATGAGTGTGATCGAAAAAATACGCCCACAATAGGTAAACCACCGACCAGCAAATAAGAGGCAACAGTATACGGGTAAACCGTTTTCGGTAGAAGTCGGCGTAGCTTGAGATCGGTTTTAGGATAAGATAACCGCTAATAATAACAAACACCGGAACGCTAAACCGCCCTAGCACATTAAATAGATTCCCTGCCCAAAACGCATCGTTTACTACCTTCATGTTATGGGTAACAAGCGGTGCCGAAACATGAATAAAGACAACACCAAGCGCCGAAATGACGCGTAGCAAATCTATCCCCATGTGTCGACCTTTTACCATCGAAAGTAAATTTTACTTGCATAAGAAAGGGCTGAGTAAGCCGCTCAGCCCTTTACAGGTGTAAAGATATAAAATCCTAGTAGTTGTCGTTATACTCCTCGAAATACGCCTGCGTCTTCAAGCAGTTTGGACAAGTTTTTGGAGCCTTCTTTCCTTTATGATGATAGCCACATTCGCGGCAAACCCATTCGGCATCTTCTTCTCTCTCGAACACTTTATCCTCTTCAACGCGTTTTTGCAGCTTGCGGTAGCGCTCCATGTGCGTTTTTTCGACAGCAGCAATTAGCTTAAAGTGAGTGGCTATTTTCTTAAATCCCTCTTCCTCGGCAATACGTGCAAATTCAGGATAGAGCACGGTCCACTCCTCCTCTTCGCCACCAGCTGCGGCAGCCAGGTTTTCAGCAGTTGTTCCTACAACACCAGCAGGGTAGCTTGCGGTAATCTCAACCATTCCACCTTCAAGGAAGCTAAAGTAGATACGGGCATGTTCGTCCTCGTTAATAGCCGTTTCGTTAAAGATAGCAGCAATTTGCTCGTAGCCCTCTTCTTGAGCCTTCTTGGCAAACATCTTATACCTACGGCTTGCCTGCGATTCACCTGCAAATGCCTTAAGCAGGTTTTGTTCTGTTCTTGTTCCTTTTACGCTTTCCATATTGTCAGATTAGTAAGTTTTGTTTATGCTGCTAAATTTACGAAAAGAAGCGCGAATTGTGAAATAGCAAACACTATTTTTCGCCCTTTCAAAACGAAAATAAAATACATAGTCCCAATATGCTTTCAATACAACAAGTATACTTTACCATAGCCTCAAATGTTGAACTACAGAAAGGGCTTTTCCATCGTGTCCACAAATTCTTATGATTTGATGCAAAAACATGCTAATTTTGGATGTGATCATCCGTGCGCTCCCGTGATCTACAACATACCCAATCCTTTTTATCCTCTAAGGGTTGAAGCATTCGGATAGCGTTGTGCAAAGGGATAAGCGGCTGCTTTCAATTTAAATCACCAATAAATGAAATCTGCGGTAAAATCGTATTTCTATGCTTCGCTTCTTGCCTTAGCAACCATTGTGGCATCGTACCTAGCACTGGTTGCCTATGTTAAAGCCATAGACGGAAGCTTCTTTGACATTTTAGACAAGTTCTACTGGGCTCTAATACTCGGTCTTGTTATAGATAGCCTGATTATTTGGGGAATCGGTGCACTAATCCACAAAAAGGAGTTCTTCCGCACAACATTTATTGGCAGCAGCTACAAGCTTTTCTACTACATAAGCTCATCGGTATTCTGTGTGGCGCTGTTGTATCTATTCCTTATTGTGATTTACTAACACCTCCCTACTCGTAGGGTACTTGACCATAAAAACGGACATGAAAAAGCTGATAACCTTTAACCTACTGCTTCTACTTCTAGCACCTTGCTTTGGGCAGGACACAGAGGAGCTAAAGAAGGAGATTAAAACGCTAAAAGAAGCGGTTGCCGATTACGAGCATCGCTTCGATGCGCTGGAAAAAATTGCCGACGACAATCTCTGGTTCTCTCGAATGCAGGATGTTGCCTTTGTTGACAAGGTATACATCTGCGGACCACCACCTGCAAAGGCAAAGAACCCAACGGCAATGGGAGCTAAGAATCCGGTAAAATTCTGGTCGTATGTTTTCATTCCAAAAAACATAGACCTAGACAAGAAATATCCGCTTATCGTGCTTCCTCATGGTGGAGTTCATGGCAACTTTGGCACCTACCATGTGCATATCATGCGCGAACTTATGGCCCAAGGATATATCGTCGTTGCTCCAGAATATCGTGGAAGCAACGGTTATGGAAAAGGTTTCTGGAAACAAATTGACTATGGTGGACTAGAGGTAGACGATGTTGATGCCAGCCGCGAATACATGTGCGAAAACTACGACTTTGTTGACAAAGATCGGGTTGGAATTATTGGCTGGAGCCACGGTGGATTAATCACCCTATTTAACCTATTCGACCATGCCGAGCACTACAAGGTTGGATTTGCAGGAGTACCTGTCTCTGATCTTATTGCACGAATGGGCTACTACGATGACGAATACCGCGACCTTTACTCTGCCGACTACCATATAGGGAAAACAGCAAAGGATAACATTGCCGAGTATCGTCGACGCTCACCAGCATGGAATGTGGATCGATTCAAAAACACCCCGCTGCTAATCCACACCAACACTAACGACGATGATGTTAATGTACTCGAAGTAGAGCACCTCATTAAGTCGCTAAAAGCAGAGAACAAAAAATTCGAATACGAGATTTATAAGGATATTCCGGGTGGACATTCTTTCGATCGTATCGACCCCAAGAAATCGCGCGAAATACGGCTCAAGATTTGGAATTTCTTAGCAAAAGAGCTCAACCCTCCTGTTAGGCTTAAATCGGTAAAAGATATGGCTAAAGCGGCCTACTACCCTATTAAACACGAAAAGTAAAACATCTACAAACCCTATAACGAAAAGGAACGGCACTTCTATCGTAGTGCCGTTCCTTTTTTATTAAATAATGGAAGCAATAGCAAGTTTGCGGCTTCCAGTACAATTCTACTCTTTACTTTTATACGCCTCTACCCCCTTCTTGAGGTAATCCACAAAGTTATCAGGATTCAAATCGTATGCTTTGGGCGTCAGCAAAAGGTTCTCGTTATCGTCCATCAGCACATAGTAAGGCTGAGCATTCACGTTAAACTTCGATATCTGGTAGTCCGCATTAATTTTACCGAGAGTCTTCAGCACCTTACCCTTGGCATTGGTTTTCCATTCGCTTTCGGGAAGTTCTGTCTTATCGTCAACGTAAAGTGCTAGGATAACGTACTCCTCTTGCAGCAGTTTCAGCACTCGTGGATCGCTCCACACACGAGCTTCCATCTCACGACAATTCACGCAGCCGTGACCAGTAAAGTCAATAAAAATCGGTTTGCCCACCTTCTTAGAGTACTCCTTAGCCTCCTTTAGGTCGAAAAAGCCCTTAAGCCCATGGGGTAAATGTAGAAACTCGCCATGCTTCACCTTGCCGAGATCAGTATTAGCTGATGTTGCTACACCACGACTAACATCGAAATCCTGAGACGATTGTGGAGGAAGGTATCCTGAAATGCCACTTAGTGGTGCACCCCATAAGCCAGGAATCATGTACACAACAAACGAGAAGGTAACCAACGCCATCATCAATCGAGGCACAGAAAGATGCTCTACATCGCTATCGTGCGAAAACTTCAGCTTACCTAACAAGTAGAATCCCATCAGCGTAAAGGTGGTAATCCAAATCGATAGGTAAATCTCCCTATCAAGAATTCCCCAATGGTAGGTTTGATCGGCAATGCTCAAAAACTTAAAGGCAAAGGCAACCTCGAGGAATCCAAGAATAACCTTAACCGAGTTAAGCCAGCCACCCGACTTAGGCATGCTATTCATCAACGAAGGGAAAAGTGCAAACACGGTAAACGGAATAGCAAAAGCGAGCGAGAAGCCCAGCATGGCTACAATAGGTAGAATTACCTCACCACCCATCGACTGTACTAGCACAGAACCTACAATTGGTCCAGTACACGAAAACGACACAAGTACCAGCGTAAGGGCCATAAAGAAGGGGCCACCCAATCCACCCTTATCCACCTGGGCATCGGTTTTGTTTACCATCCAGCTAGGCAGCGTGATCTCGAACATTCCAAAGAATGAGAAAGCAAACACCATAAAGATGACGAAGAACAAAATATTAGG
This region of Acetobacteroides hydrogenigenes genomic DNA includes:
- a CDS encoding GNAT family N-acetyltransferase, which codes for MNIRLQHDTVNVDWNLVVDILQKVGMAYHSCEIHKRAFGNSHTVVFAFDNEALVGFGRAISDGEYQAAIYDVAVDPDYQGNGIGRMILQDIIRSIPSCNFILYASPGKEKFYEKENFRRMKTGMALFVNDERMQKNGFTE
- a CDS encoding patatin-like phospholipase family protein: MKRLILLILFFSVAAFCAEAQRSPKVGLVLSGGGAKGFAHIGLLRLIDSLNIKVDYITGTSMGSVMGGLYAAGYSADSIKKIVLSQNWSLIVSNKVALSAISADVKDEYGRYIYELPVDMRGSALASALVEGQFMSNMLSFYTYPVRTVTSFDSLPIPFRCVSTDLLTGEKCVLSKGSLPLAIRASLAIPSVFSPVYYDGRLMVDGGVVRNFPVEEVKQMGADIVIGGHTGFRTFNEEEVRKPMNQAIQSFAFNAINDFNEQRKMVDVLVDFNNVLGDYTAADFGKFKDIIRLGEEEARKLLPDLIAIARAQQADSLRSNSSMRYVREESLPITAVKLLSEKGEPLRGDLRMVVRLRLGIVMGKEYTAAELNQLMNSIYGSFFFSKVTYEFEHNETGLTLVVRVKESAPAYLKFALHYDTKESAGVIVGSEVRNLLLPQSRLSATIDLSDRIKARGVFHKYLGHRLSWWLRFTGELSNYKLSDVFLYFENNSTLYDRYINQTIALGKNMLNNNAIYLSGGYHTMFINRDVKFFSFMDAPKQIFEGSYWSVGLTFERNMFDRKFFPTKGSSLKLEARAFLDNNMDVRFGDNPEDKYLSSILTPPSGFSCGSYYSALLDYNVLCPILPRVALCSNLYLGIGTYGNNFFGESSYIYPYAKFYVGGVETRRMANYARGVGFQSGELSVGNVAVASLDLRYNFYRKLYLVPSVSYSTGASKPTDLFKDALKVNDAFIGYGASLMVDSFLGPISFSVFRGTDIGTWRSYFSFGYKF
- the truA gene encoding tRNA pseudouridine(38-40) synthase TruA; the encoded protein is MSRFKLTLEYDGSAFHGWQLLKGHSSVQGKIMDACREVFKTDRFELYGSGRTDAGVHALGQVAHLDVATQLSTTQMRYKLNDNLPASISIIAIEEVDPKFHARYDAIARSYIYQIATRKTAFGKKYAYWIKDDLNVVDMQAAADMMVGMKDFRSFGDKDSETKSTIVEVTSVNVYRDGESIIVHVVGSHFLWKMVRRMVGVLIEAGRGNINASKLRSFFERHSDEPAKLTVPPSGLYLEHVYYPGEKINDKPIPLLYIR
- a CDS encoding type II toxin-antitoxin system HicB family antitoxin, which translates into the protein MKDLTFKIVVKQIEEGLFMAVAPSLEDCYVEASTEKEAIEQIQEMIGNTIREMVVNNEKIVDDSKAAIYNLTIEFGDTPSA
- a CDS encoding acyltransferase encodes the protein MVKGRHMGIDLLRVISALGVVFIHVSAPLVTHNMKVVNDAFWAGNLFNVLGRFSVPVFVIISGYLILKPISSYADFYRKRFTRILLPLICWSVVYLLWAYFFDHTHPRKIWDGFFWGKPYFHLWFLGMLMGLYAVAPLLSDLLHRIGTRYFAYAAIGAFAVAMGMDAWDSYSGNKPWIGVWWVSYLGYFMIGGSLRSFKGVLNARWLLVLVAVVCYAMAFTFTGLLFEAKHYVWYFYSYLSITSILGAVALVNLFRKVEIPNSRFLSELSDLTFGIYLIHMIPLNIIKRYWYSSFVENSYLNTLLISLTVFVVSALVVWLMLKVKPLKKLMF
- the rbr gene encoding rubrerythrin; the encoded protein is MESVKGTRTEQNLLKAFAGESQASRRYKMFAKKAQEEGYEQIAAIFNETAINEDEHARIYFSFLEGGMVEITASYPAGVVGTTAENLAAAAGGEEEEWTVLYPEFARIAEEEGFKKIATHFKLIAAVEKTHMERYRKLQKRVEEDKVFEREEDAEWVCRECGYHHKGKKAPKTCPNCLKTQAYFEEYNDNY
- a CDS encoding alpha/beta hydrolase family protein, which gives rise to MKKLITFNLLLLLLAPCFGQDTEELKKEIKTLKEAVADYEHRFDALEKIADDNLWFSRMQDVAFVDKVYICGPPPAKAKNPTAMGAKNPVKFWSYVFIPKNIDLDKKYPLIVLPHGGVHGNFGTYHVHIMRELMAQGYIVVAPEYRGSNGYGKGFWKQIDYGGLEVDDVDASREYMCENYDFVDKDRVGIIGWSHGGLITLFNLFDHAEHYKVGFAGVPVSDLIARMGYYDDEYRDLYSADYHIGKTAKDNIAEYRRRSPAWNVDRFKNTPLLIHTNTNDDDVNVLEVEHLIKSLKAENKKFEYEIYKDIPGGHSFDRIDPKKSREIRLKIWNFLAKELNPPVRLKSVKDMAKAAYYPIKHEK
- a CDS encoding protein-disulfide reductase DsbD family protein, giving the protein MAKRTLLTIATLFLVTSFAFGQLTDPVSWSFKTKKVSADEFELIFNARIDDGWHLYSQEPLKDGPLPLVFSFDKNPGIQLIGKVVEKTKPTKAFDEMFGLTVKYFSDEATFVQKVKVLTDKPITVKGTIEGQGCNEGSCVPLEGDFSFKITGATPAKPLSDQALAAATDTASAISADTAKATVATASTISKEELVKAAEPTKEQGKSLLAFFFGAFLAGLAAILTPCVFPMIPMTVSFFMKKDGSKKTEHGKAIFFGFSIIFIYTVIGTLVSVIFGADFANFISTHWLPNILFFVIFMVFAFSFFGMFEITLPSWMVNKTDAQVDKGGLGGPFFMALTLVLVSFSCTGPIVGSVLVQSMGGEVILPIVAMLGFSLAFAIPFTVFALFPSLMNSMPKSGGWLNSVKVILGFLEVAFAFKFLSIADQTYHWGILDREIYLSIWITTFTLMGFYLLGKLKFSHDSDVEHLSVPRLMMALVTFSFVVYMIPGLWGAPLSGISGYLPPQSSQDFDVSRGVATSANTDLGKVKHGEFLHLPHGLKGFFDLKEAKEYSKKVGKPIFIDFTGHGCVNCREMEARVWSDPRVLKLLQEEYVILALYVDDKTELPESEWKTNAKGKVLKTLGKINADYQISKFNVNAQPYYVLMDDNENLLLTPKAYDLNPDNFVDYLKKGVEAYKSKE